The Methanocella arvoryzae MRE50 genome includes a region encoding these proteins:
- the hisA gene encoding 1-(5-phosphoribosyl)-5-[(5-phosphoribosylamino)methylideneamino]imidazole-4-carboxamide isomerase: protein MSFNVIPAIDLKGGKCVQLVQGVPGTEMVSIDDAVEVAAGWVGQGAKTLHIIDLDGAFSGSRKNAYIMEDIVSKFDVDVQVGGGIRDYETAKYLLSLGIDRVILGTAAIKNPDLVRQLADEFGSETVMVSLDSKQGEVVIEGWTESSGKTTNEMGKFFSEIGAGSILYTNVDVEGLLKGVNEDPVRSLVNSVTIPVIASGGVAKIDDLVKIKNTGAAGVVVGSALYKGLFTLREAIDKVS, encoded by the coding sequence ATGTCATTCAATGTCATACCGGCGATCGACCTGAAGGGCGGCAAGTGTGTGCAGCTTGTCCAGGGTGTCCCGGGCACGGAAATGGTTTCTATAGACGACGCTGTCGAGGTGGCGGCTGGCTGGGTGGGCCAGGGGGCGAAGACCCTGCACATCATCGACCTGGACGGGGCGTTCAGCGGCAGCCGGAAAAACGCGTACATCATGGAAGACATAGTATCTAAATTTGACGTCGACGTGCAGGTCGGCGGGGGTATCAGAGACTACGAGACGGCGAAATACCTGCTGAGCCTGGGTATCGACAGGGTGATCCTGGGCACTGCTGCGATTAAGAACCCGGACTTAGTCAGGCAACTGGCAGACGAGTTCGGGAGCGAAACTGTCATGGTATCCCTGGACTCGAAGCAGGGCGAAGTCGTGATCGAAGGCTGGACGGAATCTTCAGGCAAAACCACGAATGAAATGGGTAAATTTTTCTCTGAGATCGGGGCAGGCAGCATACTTTACACTAACGTCGACGTAGAAGGCCTGCTGAAAGGCGTCAACGAGGACCCGGTTAGATCACTGGTCAACAGTGTAACAATACCGGTCATAGCCTCAGGCGGAGTCGCCAAAATCGATGACCTCGTCAAGATCAAAAACACCGGTGCGGCAGGCGTAGTTGTCGGTTCTGCGCTATACAAAGGTTTATTTACGTTAAGAGAAGCAATAGATAAGGTATCATGA
- a CDS encoding AEC family transporter, which yields MSFIGVVVPIFGLMLIGWLLKATGIFPEWLVKLVNDYVYYIGITVITFLSLHDTDKRLLLDPSIYLLNLLPIILIVVLALAAAHLLKLDRLAIPVLITCAFFGNTGYIGFPLNASVQGTDSLGLTAFISTFYTIIVFTFGVYLFRYYSRPEPGEQEHRDAGNDLKTMITGLLKLPIVWATILGLALSPVVLPDLLRIPMEWISASTSPLALLATGAMISGSGFRENLKALGVISILKLAVMPAIVIVMGAVMGMSGTVYRTSLLEAATPVGVTNAVIAEQYRADKTLASGAVVISTVLFLGSLIVVLLFV from the coding sequence ATGAGCTTTATCGGCGTGGTCGTCCCCATCTTCGGGCTGATGCTTATCGGGTGGCTGCTGAAAGCTACCGGGATTTTTCCCGAATGGCTGGTAAAGCTTGTCAACGACTACGTTTATTATATAGGCATTACAGTCATTACGTTCCTGAGCCTGCATGATACGGATAAGAGGCTGCTGTTAGACCCATCAATATACCTGCTGAACCTGCTGCCGATAATCCTGATCGTCGTCCTGGCGCTGGCAGCAGCCCACCTGTTGAAGCTTGACCGGCTCGCGATACCGGTCCTGATCACATGCGCGTTTTTCGGTAATACCGGCTATATCGGCTTTCCGCTCAATGCCAGCGTCCAGGGGACAGACTCCCTCGGGCTGACCGCATTCATCTCCACGTTTTATACAATAATCGTCTTCACGTTTGGCGTGTACCTGTTCAGGTACTATTCCCGGCCGGAACCCGGAGAACAGGAGCATCGGGATGCAGGAAATGATCTAAAAACGATGATAACAGGCCTGCTTAAGCTCCCAATCGTATGGGCGACAATACTGGGCCTGGCGCTGTCACCCGTGGTTCTGCCCGACCTTCTCCGGATTCCCATGGAATGGATCAGTGCCAGCACTTCGCCTCTGGCTCTGCTCGCAACTGGTGCCATGATCTCCGGCAGCGGGTTCAGGGAAAACCTGAAAGCCCTGGGTGTTATCAGTATCCTTAAGCTGGCGGTCATGCCAGCCATCGTCATCGTTATGGGGGCCGTAATGGGTATGAGCGGGACGGTTTACCGGACCTCGCTGCTCGAAGCAGCTACGCCTGTGGGTGTGACAAACGCGGTGATCGCTGAGCAGTACAGGGCTGATAAAACACTGGCTTCCGGAGCAGTCGTCATATCGACTGTACTCTTTCTGGGATCGCTGATAGTCGTCCTGTTGTTCGTATAA
- a CDS encoding universal stress protein: MKYIMEFVNHFLHEGGKITFLHVTVSNTIPISPGEWRRALNAISTTHMLKGEGSMQVYYAVKNSSSIVTGILDEAWSEGYDLILFANSTYRRHLNHLFGNKIDEVICNSPIETAVISYRDDMPLKYGRILIPISGYKHALRAIKMAELLAKKYGSEITVMYVGTEKDDPRQVITPVTSDLKGNGLKHRAIFRTGPVVETILAEAEKNYDLIAIGATERQQPYNFVTGSTADRLIKKSSCPVLMIKTTSSAQ, translated from the coding sequence ATGAAATACATCATGGAGTTCGTCAACCACTTTTTACATGAGGGAGGCAAGATCACTTTTCTTCACGTCACCGTCTCGAATACGATACCAATCTCCCCCGGAGAATGGCGACGCGCCCTGAACGCGATATCTACCACGCACATGCTCAAGGGCGAAGGTAGCATGCAAGTATATTATGCAGTCAAAAACTCGTCTTCCATCGTGACCGGCATACTTGACGAGGCCTGGTCCGAGGGCTATGACCTGATCCTCTTCGCAAACTCCACATACAGGCGACACTTAAACCACCTGTTCGGCAACAAGATCGATGAAGTGATATGTAATTCGCCGATCGAGACTGCCGTGATCAGCTACCGGGACGACATGCCCCTGAAATACGGGCGCATCCTGATCCCAATATCCGGCTATAAACACGCGCTGCGGGCGATAAAAATGGCTGAACTCCTCGCAAAGAAATATGGCAGCGAGATTACCGTCATGTACGTAGGGACCGAGAAAGATGATCCCCGGCAGGTCATCACCCCGGTCACCAGCGACCTCAAGGGCAATGGCCTGAAGCACCGCGCCATCTTCCGCACCGGCCCCGTCGTCGAAACTATCCTTGCCGAAGCTGAGAAGAACTACGACTTGATTGCGATCGGAGCTACAGAACGACAGCAGCCGTATAATTTCGTTACAGGGTCTACTGCAGACAGACTGATCAAAAAGTCATCCTGCCCGGTCCTGATGATAAAGACTACCAGCTCCGCTCAGTGA
- a CDS encoding DNA-directed DNA polymerase, protein MKFHGWLLDVDYVVENDRPVIRMWCIDDEGRSAVLFDRTFEPYFYVVPYGDVPINTLENIADEVGGEIIRPVRVDVVDRKNFGVPVKAYRLFTRLPRDVPYLREIAKRYGDVREADILFGVRYIIDKRLIPMGGIEAEGEPVEVDYVDIALNCEQPKGMPRDGEPPVKIMAFDCEMFNPRGMPNAKEDPIVLISICTGNQVRILEASNQNDKQIIKDFIAFIDEYDPDIIVGYNQDSFDWPYIIERAKRHKIKLNVSRDGSTPLHGRGGLQKKVKLIGRLNVDLYQVAARDVDGVKIKTLDNIADYVGVMKKDERVNLSGVEIYQYWLDPERRKDLIAYSRDDVVSTYGLAKELLPLQYEFTRMIHEPLDNVSKMGRGRQVEAYLAYIAYEHGELIPSRAGEVETYAGGFVFEPVKGLHKNVAALDFSAMYPSIMIAYNISPDTVCEAGDQDCSEPAPEVGYRFKKQPEGFFTTILKNLVTHRSTLKKRLAQLDRKSNEYRMLDLRQKSIKILTNAFYGYTGWAQAKWYRRECAEATSAWGRYFIKKANDIAIEMGLQVLYGDTDSLFVEMEDNKRLMDVVRQYIQRVKAELPLDMDIDNVYRIIFFTESKKRYAGLTDRGEIVVRGLEVRRGDWCEIAKELQSEVIRIILEEENPDKAAKFVKDTVQKVKSGKVPLDALVIHKTLTKSVTRYESAQAHVKAAERAMERDMAAEIGNKISYVIVKGTGTLSDRAYPVDMFHKFKDSKLYAKDKTYEIDADYYVDKQLIPTALRILGYFGYTEDALKGRSVQGTLESFF, encoded by the coding sequence ATGAAATTTCACGGCTGGCTCCTTGACGTTGATTATGTGGTCGAAAATGACAGGCCTGTTATTCGTATGTGGTGTATAGACGACGAGGGGCGCAGTGCCGTCCTTTTTGACAGGACCTTCGAGCCCTATTTTTACGTTGTACCTTATGGGGATGTGCCGATCAATACACTGGAGAATATCGCTGATGAAGTCGGTGGGGAGATAATCCGGCCTGTGCGGGTAGACGTTGTAGATCGCAAAAATTTTGGCGTGCCAGTCAAGGCGTACCGGCTGTTCACCCGGCTCCCCCGAGACGTACCCTATCTCAGAGAGATCGCCAAACGGTACGGCGACGTAAGAGAAGCAGATATCCTGTTCGGCGTCCGCTACATCATTGATAAACGATTGATCCCCATGGGCGGCATAGAGGCGGAAGGCGAGCCAGTAGAGGTAGACTACGTCGACATAGCCCTGAACTGCGAACAGCCCAAAGGTATGCCCCGGGATGGCGAGCCGCCGGTAAAGATCATGGCTTTCGACTGCGAGATGTTCAACCCTCGCGGCATGCCCAACGCAAAAGAAGATCCGATCGTCCTGATCTCGATATGCACGGGAAATCAGGTCAGGATACTTGAGGCTTCGAACCAGAATGATAAGCAGATCATCAAAGACTTCATCGCTTTTATCGATGAATACGACCCAGACATCATAGTGGGATACAACCAGGACTCGTTCGACTGGCCTTATATTATTGAGAGAGCCAAACGCCACAAGATCAAGCTGAACGTTTCAAGAGACGGCTCAACTCCACTGCATGGCAGAGGCGGACTGCAAAAGAAGGTCAAGCTGATCGGGCGGCTTAACGTGGACCTTTACCAGGTAGCCGCCAGGGACGTCGACGGCGTCAAGATCAAGACGCTGGATAACATAGCCGACTATGTCGGCGTGATGAAGAAGGACGAGCGAGTCAATTTGTCCGGCGTTGAGATTTACCAGTACTGGCTCGACCCCGAGCGCAGGAAAGATTTGATCGCCTACAGCAGGGATGACGTAGTAAGCACCTATGGCCTGGCAAAAGAGCTGCTGCCTTTACAGTACGAGTTTACCCGTATGATCCACGAGCCTCTGGATAACGTATCCAAGATGGGCAGAGGCCGGCAGGTCGAAGCGTACCTCGCCTATATCGCGTATGAGCATGGCGAGCTAATCCCGTCGAGAGCAGGAGAGGTAGAGACTTACGCAGGAGGCTTCGTCTTCGAGCCAGTGAAAGGCCTGCACAAGAACGTAGCGGCGCTTGACTTTTCAGCGATGTACCCGTCGATCATGATCGCTTACAACATCTCGCCCGATACAGTATGCGAGGCAGGCGATCAGGACTGTTCAGAACCGGCACCGGAAGTGGGCTACAGGTTCAAGAAGCAGCCTGAAGGGTTCTTCACCACCATTCTGAAGAACCTCGTCACCCATCGCAGTACCCTGAAAAAAAGGCTCGCGCAGCTCGACAGGAAGAGCAACGAATACCGTATGCTCGATCTCAGACAGAAGTCGATCAAGATCCTGACCAACGCTTTCTACGGGTATACCGGGTGGGCGCAGGCCAAATGGTATCGCAGGGAATGTGCAGAAGCCACCTCTGCCTGGGGCCGGTATTTCATCAAAAAAGCCAACGATATTGCGATCGAGATGGGCTTGCAGGTGCTATACGGCGATACGGATTCTCTGTTTGTAGAGATGGAAGACAATAAACGGCTCATGGACGTGGTGCGCCAGTACATCCAGCGGGTGAAAGCAGAGCTGCCGCTGGACATGGACATAGATAACGTTTACAGAATTATCTTCTTCACCGAGTCCAAGAAACGTTACGCCGGCCTTACTGATCGAGGAGAAATTGTCGTCAGGGGCCTCGAAGTGCGCAGGGGCGACTGGTGCGAGATCGCAAAGGAGCTTCAGTCGGAAGTCATCAGGATCATCCTGGAAGAGGAGAATCCGGACAAGGCTGCGAAGTTCGTCAAGGACACAGTTCAGAAAGTCAAGTCCGGCAAGGTGCCCCTCGACGCTCTTGTCATCCACAAAACTCTCACCAAGAGCGTCACCAGGTACGAGAGCGCCCAGGCCCACGTAAAAGCGGCCGAAAGAGCCATGGAAAGGGACATGGCCGCCGAAATCGGCAACAAGATCAGCTACGTGATCGTCAAGGGCACGGGCACGTTAAGCGACCGCGCCTATCCGGTGGACATGTTCCACAAGTTCAAGGACAGCAAACTCTACGCGAAGGATAAGACATACGAGATCGATGCCGATTACTACGTCGATAAACAGCTGATACCTACTGCCTTGAGGATACTCGGCTACTTCGGGTATACGGAAGATGCGCTGAAAGGCCGGAGTGTCCAGGGCACGCTGGAGAGCTTTTTCTAG
- a CDS encoding helix-hairpin-helix domain-containing protein: MGEKYFSLEERMRILSAGTKYDSCNSTTTCHTFTPDGRCIQLYKTLMTNRCSGECLYCPNRCGRDATRASLSAEEIAKITWDFYRRNAIEGLFLSSGIVGDPEHTAQKQLDVIKGLRDSGFPGYIHVRLMPGTPRDIIREVSLYANKFGINAETTCRSRYEEICPNFDYDIDILRRMSWTYENVKRRRSEVRYGEGIVGSNDTQFVVGASGEPDLEIISTIEHFMGEYGLRRPFFMSFDPVPDTPLSSGKPSPLWREVRLYQTSYLMKDYGLKCKDLEPVLTDGGFLPDEDPKMVMARLNKDLFPVDVNNASYEDLIKVPGIGPRTANQILRCRPILNYVQLSNMGVVLKRARPFIKVGNKVQASLEAFT, translated from the coding sequence ATGGGCGAGAAGTACTTTTCACTGGAAGAGCGAATGCGTATCCTGTCGGCAGGCACTAAGTACGACAGCTGCAACAGTACTACCACCTGCCACACATTCACTCCTGACGGGCGGTGCATTCAGCTGTATAAGACACTGATGACAAACCGCTGCAGCGGCGAGTGCCTCTACTGCCCCAACCGGTGCGGCAGAGACGCTACGAGGGCTTCTCTTTCTGCGGAGGAAATCGCTAAGATCACCTGGGACTTCTACCGTAGAAATGCTATCGAAGGTCTCTTTCTATCGTCTGGCATCGTAGGCGACCCTGAGCACACGGCCCAGAAGCAGCTGGACGTGATCAAAGGGCTGCGTGACAGCGGTTTCCCTGGTTATATTCACGTACGCCTGATGCCGGGCACTCCCCGGGACATCATCCGGGAAGTATCTCTCTACGCTAACAAGTTCGGGATCAACGCTGAGACTACCTGCCGGTCCCGGTACGAGGAAATATGCCCTAACTTCGACTACGACATCGATATTCTGCGCAGGATGTCGTGGACCTACGAGAACGTAAAGAGGCGGCGTAGTGAAGTGAGGTACGGAGAAGGGATCGTCGGTTCAAACGATACTCAGTTTGTCGTCGGGGCGTCAGGAGAGCCTGACCTCGAGATCATCTCCACCATCGAGCATTTCATGGGTGAGTATGGCCTGCGGCGCCCGTTCTTCATGAGCTTCGATCCGGTGCCTGATACTCCTCTGTCATCCGGTAAGCCGTCCCCGCTCTGGAGAGAAGTCCGGCTGTACCAGACCTCTTACCTGATGAAGGACTACGGCCTCAAGTGTAAAGACCTGGAGCCGGTTCTGACGGATGGAGGATTCCTGCCGGACGAGGATCCCAAGATGGTGATGGCCCGGCTTAACAAAGATCTGTTTCCGGTGGACGTGAACAATGCGTCCTACGAGGACCTGATCAAGGTGCCGGGGATAGGGCCCAGGACCGCAAATCAGATACTCCGCTGCCGCCCGATCCTGAATTACGTGCAGCTGAGCAATATGGGCGTCGTGCTCAAGCGGGCCAGGCCGTTCATCAAGGTGGGGAATAAAGTACAGGCAAGTCTGGAGGCTTTCACATGA
- a CDS encoding DUF4130 domain-containing protein → MIIGYKKNVWDVLRAAIAMNREPGATFVCGKDQRDLDQKLAQYHGEIIEKVEVMVPQVPVSVKLKLRERLPCTGSRCQPSLHTYITYSLKHRKCVPNELVRMLAGYYPDIGQALGHKDELSKKYYSLEMDVMREIERLRAMTRPRPAGNLMYVEIAPEHYVIDLYLEWLGKRVTDRASVVKCHRDYYLVNAHFLGYDGQYKEISPEEASRILGNVPDADISVWEAFYDSQAIESRRNREYASAKIPAKCASLSHEIKIERKKIERGIPRNSLDDFFSLQT, encoded by the coding sequence ATGATCATCGGCTACAAAAAGAACGTCTGGGACGTACTGAGGGCGGCCATCGCCATGAACAGGGAGCCGGGGGCTACATTCGTCTGCGGCAAAGACCAGCGAGACCTTGATCAAAAACTGGCCCAGTACCACGGGGAAATCATCGAAAAAGTCGAAGTCATGGTACCTCAAGTCCCTGTATCGGTCAAGCTCAAGCTCCGGGAACGCCTTCCGTGCACTGGCAGCCGGTGCCAGCCATCTCTTCATACGTATATCACCTACTCGCTCAAGCACAGGAAATGCGTGCCTAACGAGCTGGTGCGGATGCTGGCCGGGTATTATCCTGACATAGGGCAGGCGCTGGGGCATAAGGATGAGCTGTCGAAGAAATATTACAGCCTCGAGATGGACGTGATGCGGGAGATCGAGCGGCTGCGCGCGATGACCCGGCCCCGGCCTGCCGGCAACCTGATGTACGTCGAGATCGCTCCCGAGCACTACGTGATCGATCTCTACCTGGAATGGCTGGGAAAGCGTGTTACAGATCGGGCCTCAGTAGTAAAGTGTCACAGGGACTACTACCTGGTCAACGCCCATTTCCTCGGGTACGACGGCCAGTACAAGGAGATATCGCCGGAGGAGGCTTCTCGCATTCTCGGAAATGTGCCCGACGCCGACATTTCAGTATGGGAAGCGTTCTATGATTCCCAGGCAATAGAGAGCAGGCGAAACCGGGAGTATGCATCCGCTAAGATTCCGGCAAAGTGTGCCAGCTTAAGCCACGAAATAAAAATTGAGAGAAAGAAGATAGAGCGCGGCATCCCGCGCAACAGTCTGGACGACTTCTTCAGCCTTCAGACTTGA
- a CDS encoding coenzyme F420-0:L-glutamate ligase, translating into MKISAFTVEDVPMIQKGDDLAKIVADRACLENDDIVVFASTIVSKAEGRRFLLDAIEPTAEARELALLNKEDPKFIQYVLDNSTRVLLKHPLLVQTIYGNVCINAGIDRSNTESGYILLLPEDSDRSAREIRDRLKELTGKTVAVVITDTNGRSFREGQIGVAVGCAGIAAVHDRRGDVDLFGHELKITIQGITDEVASCANMIMGEANEGTPIAIIRGYRYVKDDRGIKVCYRSDETDLVKQALYEKLDREASSVHRENSKKIKSEG; encoded by the coding sequence GTGAAGATATCCGCTTTTACCGTCGAGGACGTGCCGATGATCCAGAAGGGCGATGATCTGGCGAAAATTGTCGCTGACAGGGCATGTCTCGAGAATGACGACATCGTTGTGTTCGCTTCGACCATCGTGTCCAAGGCTGAGGGCCGCAGATTTTTACTCGATGCCATCGAGCCGACCGCAGAGGCCCGGGAACTGGCCCTGCTTAACAAGGAAGACCCGAAATTCATCCAGTACGTGCTGGATAACAGCACCAGAGTGCTCCTTAAGCACCCGCTTCTAGTGCAGACGATCTACGGTAACGTGTGTATCAACGCAGGCATCGACCGCTCAAATACTGAATCCGGCTACATTTTGCTGTTACCGGAGGACTCGGACAGGAGCGCCCGGGAGATACGGGACCGGCTCAAAGAGCTTACCGGAAAGACTGTGGCCGTCGTAATCACCGATACCAACGGCAGATCGTTCAGGGAAGGCCAGATCGGCGTCGCAGTAGGCTGCGCCGGCATCGCAGCGGTGCACGACCGCAGAGGAGATGTAGACCTTTTCGGCCACGAGCTCAAAATCACCATACAGGGCATCACCGACGAGGTGGCCTCCTGTGCCAACATGATCATGGGCGAGGCAAACGAAGGCACCCCCATAGCAATCATCCGGGGCTACCGGTACGTCAAAGACGACCGGGGAATCAAAGTATGCTACCGCTCCGACGAGACAGACCTCGTCAAACAGGCGCTGTACGAAAAATTAGATAGGGAAGCTTCCAGCGTGCACAGAGAAAATTCTAAGAAGATCAAGTCTGAAGGCTGA
- a CDS encoding tetratricopeptide repeat protein yields MAARKKLTRLARIGMSHRDKAKSLAAAGMYSEALSELRVALFSLRNENTDGRLNEDIAGVLHSIGMTNLLLNKYQDARTAFADAVAIRRPMTNNPEIAGSLIGLAEACRGMCEFEQAEDTLQEALHISLSQKNDALASRVISMLEMLERTKDELPAGETADSTSADYYTPRAYSGVHAILRNIELNIAPDKVTLGLVLGFPGVDSSLLSRNQDGAPGIGLFFPEKPGMVRSISVTDEEEEKVNAEAIPFKGNFFAPGSYHKNGPLPVPVCKKFTFTTGTGYILKWEITSNGWYRADMELDFKTVEEGFRFILALPFYLSLRNVTVNVKKPLEYRLLSIDEGTFHVTRNPDRVRPGNHLPYAFKRRLFNGSAFGLIDLQSDASLKYGIVSFDLSQE; encoded by the coding sequence ATGGCCGCTCGAAAAAAGCTGACCCGGCTGGCAAGGATCGGGATGTCTCACCGCGATAAGGCGAAGTCGCTGGCCGCGGCGGGCATGTATAGCGAAGCCCTGTCTGAGCTCAGGGTGGCACTTTTTTCGTTGCGCAACGAGAATACCGACGGCCGGCTGAACGAGGATATTGCCGGCGTGCTTCACAGCATCGGCATGACGAACCTGCTTCTCAATAAGTACCAGGATGCCCGGACGGCCTTTGCGGACGCGGTAGCTATCCGGCGGCCGATGACGAATAACCCGGAGATCGCCGGCTCGCTGATCGGGCTGGCAGAGGCCTGCCGGGGCATGTGCGAATTCGAACAGGCAGAAGATACACTTCAAGAAGCGTTGCACATTTCCCTCTCTCAGAAGAACGATGCTCTTGCGTCCAGAGTAATCTCGATGCTGGAGATGCTTGAGCGGACCAAAGATGAACTGCCCGCCGGAGAAACGGCAGATTCCACTTCTGCCGACTACTATACTCCCCGTGCATATTCCGGTGTCCACGCCATACTCAGGAATATCGAACTTAACATAGCTCCTGACAAAGTAACGCTCGGGCTGGTACTGGGCTTCCCGGGCGTCGATTCCAGTTTACTGTCCAGGAACCAGGATGGCGCTCCGGGCATAGGTCTCTTTTTCCCCGAAAAGCCTGGCATGGTCAGATCGATCTCGGTCACTGACGAGGAGGAAGAAAAGGTCAATGCCGAAGCGATCCCTTTTAAGGGCAACTTTTTCGCTCCCGGCTCATATCATAAAAACGGCCCGCTGCCAGTACCCGTCTGTAAAAAGTTTACTTTTACCACCGGGACCGGATATATACTCAAGTGGGAGATTACTTCCAACGGGTGGTACAGGGCAGACATGGAACTCGATTTTAAGACAGTGGAGGAGGGATTCAGGTTTATACTGGCACTCCCCTTTTACCTCAGCCTCCGCAATGTGACAGTGAACGTGAAAAAGCCTCTCGAATACCGGCTTCTCTCGATCGATGAAGGCACCTTCCACGTAACCCGTAATCCAGACAGGGTCAGGCCTGGTAACCATCTGCCATACGCTTTCAAAAGACGCCTTTTCAACGGCAGCGCCTTCGGACTGATTGATCTCCAGTCTGACGCTTCTCTGAAATATGGCATCGTCTCTTTCGATCTCTCTCAAGAATAA
- a CDS encoding FlgD immunoglobulin-like domain containing protein: MPGVRVLSKVFIILLLLSMIISQAHAAGMVTGSVTADPATIKSGSVTEVTYSLVNTNGQEYMVYVENSGSLINILDQGTATDGTFQTSWNGKYTNGTNVPNGIYTIKLNTTPYWTTIGSRGDGPGEFYRPHAIAVDGAGNIYVADTFNDRIQVWNKATNTWTTTGSPDDDPGQFSSPRGIAVDGAGNIYVADTYNYRIQVWNKTTNTWTIIGSDGTEPGQFDRPFGIAVDDTGNIYVLDTFNDRIQVWNKTDNTWISMGSNGTEPGQFYEPKGIAVDGAGNIYVADTLNYRIQVWNKATNTWTTMGSNGIQPGEFYEPKDIAVDDAGNIYVADDYNHRIQVWNKTTNTWTTMGSNGIQPGEFDRPRGIAVDGRGNIYVSDSYNHRIQVWNVAHVAGSDVFVYNTPDRIIGSGTISMDMLYGRQPTPTPTPTPTPTVTPVATPVTGGTTAMTVTPTATVSSSPTLAAPPSQTAGPTETGGSQSGFAIWILLISLVVIVIAVGTYFLFLRK; this comes from the coding sequence GTGCCAGGAGTCAGGGTCCTTTCTAAGGTGTTCATTATATTATTGTTACTGTCCATGATTATATCTCAGGCTCATGCTGCCGGTATGGTTACCGGTTCAGTGACGGCTGATCCTGCCACTATCAAGAGTGGTTCAGTTACTGAGGTTACGTATAGCCTGGTGAACACGAATGGCCAGGAGTACATGGTGTATGTCGAGAACAGCGGCAGTCTGATAAACATACTGGATCAGGGCACAGCCACTGACGGAACATTCCAGACGTCATGGAACGGTAAATACACGAACGGCACTAATGTGCCGAACGGCATATACACAATAAAGCTAAACACCACACCTTACTGGACAACAATAGGCAGCCGTGGCGACGGACCGGGAGAATTCTACAGGCCGCACGCTATTGCGGTTGATGGCGCTGGCAACATATACGTAGCCGACACCTTTAATGACAGGATTCAGGTATGGAACAAAGCCACAAACACCTGGACAACAACAGGCAGCCCTGACGACGATCCGGGACAATTCAGCTCTCCGCGGGGTATTGCGGTTGATGGCGCTGGCAACATATACGTAGCCGACACCTACAATTACAGGATTCAGGTATGGAACAAAACCACAAACACCTGGACAATAATAGGAAGCGATGGAACCGAGCCAGGACAATTCGATCGACCGTTTGGTATTGCGGTTGATGACACTGGCAACATATACGTACTCGATACCTTTAATGACAGGATTCAGGTATGGAACAAAACCGATAATACCTGGATATCAATGGGAAGCAATGGAACCGAACCGGGACAATTTTACGAGCCTAAAGGTATTGCTGTTGATGGCGCTGGCAACATATACGTAGCCGACACCCTTAATTATAGAATTCAGGTATGGAACAAAGCCACAAACACCTGGACAACAATGGGAAGCAATGGCATCCAGCCAGGAGAATTCTACGAGCCTAAGGATATAGCGGTGGATGACGCTGGCAACATATATGTAGCCGACGACTATAATCACAGGATTCAGGTATGGAACAAAACCACAAACACCTGGACAACAATGGGAAGCAATGGCATCCAGCCAGGAGAATTCGATCGACCTCGTGGTATAGCGGTTGATGGCAGGGGCAACATATACGTATCCGACAGCTATAATCATAGGATTCAGGTGTGGAATGTGGCTCATGTCGCCGGTTCGGATGTGTTTGTTTATAACACTCCAGATAGAATCATCGGAAGCGGCACGATCTCGATGGATATGCTGTACGGCAGACAACCGACACCGACACCAACCCCGACACCAACCCCGACAGTGACACCGGTTGCCACGCCGGTTACGGGTGGAACGACAGCTATGACGGTAACGCCGACAGCAACGGTATCGTCCTCCCCGACACTCGCAGCCCCACCCTCTCAGACGGCAGGCCCGACTGAAACGGGAGGATCTCAGTCAGGATTCGCTATATGGATTCTCCTGATCTCGCTCGTCGTAATCGTAATTGCCGTAGGCACATATTTCCTGTTCTTAAGGAAATAA